TGATTGTCATGGAAGAAATCAAGGACGAGATCAAAAAGATCCATGAAGAGATCGAGAAAGAAAGCATCATTGTCCAGACTCTGACTGCGGAAATAAGCAAGGCAATCGTCGGCCAGAATTACCTGATCAACCGGTTGCTCATCGGTCTGCTCGCCAACGGTCACATCCTCATCGAAGGGGTTCCCGGGCTCGCCAAGACTTACGCCGTTCGCACGCTGGCCGCGGCGATCAAAGCCGGGTTCCAGCGCATTCAGTTCACGCCGGACCTGCTGCCCGCCGATATCGTCGGCACCATGATCTATAACCAGCGAACGGGCGAGTTCACGACCAGCAAGGGACCGATTTTCTCGAACCTGATCCTGGCCGATGAGATAAACCGGACGCCGCCCAAGGTTCAGAGCGCGCTGCTGGAGGCGATGCAGGAACGCCAGGTCACGATCGGCGAGGAAACGTACCGGTTGGACGACCCGTTCCTGGTCCTGGCCACGCAGAATCCTATCGAGCAGGAGGGCACCTATCCCCTGCCTGAAGCGCAGATCGACCGATTCCTGCTGAAGGTCAACATTACCTACCCCACCAAAGATGAAGAGA
This DNA window, taken from bacterium, encodes the following:
- a CDS encoding MoxR family ATPase → MKDEIKKIHEEIEKESIIVQTLTAEISKAIVGQNYLINRLLIGLLANGHILIEGVPGLAKTYAVRTLAAAIKAGFQRIQFTPDLLPADIVGTMIYNQRTGEFTTSKGPIFSNLILADEINRTPPKVQSALLEAMQERQVTIGEETYRLDDPFLVLATQNPIEQEGTYPLPEAQIDRFLLKVNITYPTKDEEKVIVDRIAVQGEPKIEAVISPKAIINARELCKKIYIDQKIKDYIVELVFATREPEKYGLKEISGLIRYGASPRASIYLTTTARAMAFLKRRGFVIPEDIKELAPDVLRHRIILTYEAEAEEITTDAVIQKILAGVEVP